In one window of Tumebacillus sp. BK434 DNA:
- the groES gene encoding co-chaperone GroES translates to MIKPIGDRVVIKVVEREEKTASGLFLPDTAKEKPQEGEVVAVGTGKVVGNSVVALDVHAGDRIIFSKYAGTEVKYNGVEYLILREADILAIVEA, encoded by the coding sequence ATGATTAAACCGATTGGCGACCGCGTCGTCATCAAAGTTGTGGAACGTGAAGAGAAGACTGCAAGCGGGCTGTTCCTGCCGGACACCGCGAAAGAGAAGCCGCAAGAAGGTGAAGTTGTAGCAGTTGGCACCGGCAAAGTAGTAGGCAACTCCGTTGTTGCACTGGACGTACATGCTGGCGACCGCATCATCTTCTCCAAGTACGCAGGCACCGAAGTGAAGTACAACGGCGTCGAGTACCTGATCCTGCGCGAAGCTGACATCCTCGCGATCGTCGAAGCGTAA
- the tatC gene encoding twin-arginine translocase subunit TatC has protein sequence MSREQTILEHLAELRGRLIWTLVTFILLVMIAFLFVTDLFHYLASDATRMFPEIGEIKMTVLGPGEILKIYFLLAGAAALGLTLPVLLYHAYRFLAPAVDQEVRRHFLKFLPLVAGMFCVGILFGYFVVFPVMFKFLYTLGMEQFNVMFTAGNYLGFLTNVVLPFGFIFELPVAVAFMTALGIITPFMLARSRRYAYLICVIIASLISPPELVSHLMAAVPMILFFELSITVSRFVWKKRIAKLHREEEAQRELEEAEAAEQAAAGNDANLSD, from the coding sequence ATGAGTCGGGAGCAAACGATTTTGGAACATTTGGCTGAGCTGCGCGGGCGTCTGATCTGGACGCTGGTCACATTTATTTTGCTGGTGATGATCGCCTTTCTGTTCGTCACCGATCTCTTTCATTACTTGGCGAGCGACGCGACGCGGATGTTCCCTGAGATCGGGGAAATCAAAATGACGGTGCTCGGCCCGGGAGAGATCTTGAAAATCTATTTTCTGCTCGCTGGCGCCGCAGCTTTGGGTCTGACCCTTCCCGTGCTGCTGTACCACGCCTACCGCTTTCTGGCACCGGCTGTGGATCAGGAAGTTCGACGCCACTTTCTGAAGTTTTTGCCCCTGGTGGCGGGGATGTTTTGCGTAGGTATCCTGTTTGGCTACTTCGTGGTGTTCCCGGTGATGTTCAAGTTTCTCTATACGCTCGGCATGGAGCAGTTCAACGTGATGTTTACCGCCGGCAACTATCTCGGCTTCCTGACCAATGTCGTCTTGCCGTTTGGATTTATCTTCGAACTGCCGGTCGCGGTCGCCTTCATGACCGCCCTGGGGATCATCACGCCGTTCATGCTGGCGAGAAGCCGCCGCTACGCCTATCTGATCTGCGTGATCATCGCTTCGCTGATCTCGCCGCCGGAGCTGGTCTCCCACCTGATGGCCGCGGTGCCGATGATCCTGTTCTTTGAACTGTCGATCACCGTCTCGCGCTTTGTGTGGAAAAAGCGGATCGCGAAGCTGCATCGGGAAGAGGAAGCGCAACGGGAGCTCGAAGAAGCGGAAGCGGCCGAGCAAGCCGCGGCCGGTAACGATGCCAACTTATCCGATTGA
- a CDS encoding redoxin domain-containing protein: MSQFLLYSNLGLWIVTLFILGAIFLIFRQFGEVFLKSGDAISRDGIPIGDKIHHFEQPAYELGKSVSTQDLLGRPTLLAFTSTTCKPCRELFPDWNKAIAQYGTHVNFVMVGLGERDQWEELLAKIPIQGELLIDTRQILLTDCKVRVTPFGIMLDEKGVVTGKGLLNSAEHIQGLMSSVKNQFIQVEHPAKQQLIQLQEERANA; encoded by the coding sequence GTGAGCCAGTTTCTCTTGTACTCGAATCTCGGGCTTTGGATTGTGACGCTTTTTATTCTCGGTGCTATTTTCTTAATCTTCCGTCAGTTTGGTGAAGTGTTCTTGAAATCGGGCGACGCGATCTCCCGGGACGGCATCCCGATCGGGGACAAGATTCACCACTTCGAGCAGCCGGCCTATGAGCTGGGCAAGAGCGTCTCCACGCAAGATCTGCTCGGACGCCCGACCCTGCTCGCGTTCACTTCGACCACGTGCAAACCGTGCCGTGAACTGTTTCCAGATTGGAACAAAGCGATTGCCCAGTATGGCACGCACGTCAACTTTGTCATGGTTGGTCTCGGGGAACGGGACCAATGGGAAGAGCTGTTAGCCAAGATTCCCATTCAGGGGGAACTTCTCATAGACACGCGTCAGATTCTGCTCACCGACTGCAAAGTGAGAGTGACACCGTTTGGGATTATGTTAGATGAAAAAGGGGTGGTAACCGGCAAAGGATTGCTGAACAGCGCAGAGCACATTCAAGGCTTGATGTCGTCTGTAAAAAATCAGTTCATTCAAGTCGAACACCCGGCCAAACAGCAGCTCATCCAACTGCAAGAGGAGCGGGCGAACGCGTAA
- a CDS encoding MoxR family ATPase, giving the protein MQYTDEKELVNREFDHPHKVLTDVVNNVEKVIIGKSKAVQLCMVAMLCDGHVLLEDVPGVGKTMLVRSLAKSLGCSFKRIQFTPDLLPSDVTGVSIYNQKTNEFEFRPGPIMGNIILADEINRTSPKTQSALLEAMEEHNVTVDGTTYKLPSPFLVMATQNPIEYEGTFPLPEAQLDRFLLKLNLGYPTPEHEVDLLGRQQLVHPIEGLETVTDQETLQSMQQKVREIYVEQSIREYIVNITTETRKHPAVYLGASPRGSLSLFKAAQALAFVLGRDYVIPDDVKQLATVTLAHRLILKSEARLGGTTVEKVLSEIMKAVPVPVTREFSSAKARERVK; this is encoded by the coding sequence ATGCAATATACAGATGAGAAAGAACTTGTGAACCGTGAGTTTGATCATCCGCACAAAGTTCTGACCGATGTGGTGAACAACGTCGAAAAAGTGATCATCGGCAAGTCCAAAGCGGTCCAGCTCTGCATGGTCGCCATGCTCTGCGACGGACATGTGCTGCTCGAAGACGTTCCGGGTGTCGGCAAGACGATGCTGGTGCGCTCGCTGGCCAAATCCTTGGGCTGTTCCTTTAAACGCATTCAATTCACGCCTGACTTGTTGCCTTCCGACGTGACAGGTGTTTCGATCTATAATCAGAAGACCAATGAATTTGAATTCCGTCCCGGCCCGATCATGGGCAACATCATTCTCGCCGACGAGATCAACCGCACCTCGCCGAAAACGCAGTCCGCGCTGCTCGAAGCGATGGAAGAGCACAACGTGACGGTCGACGGCACGACCTATAAGCTGCCTTCCCCGTTCCTCGTCATGGCGACGCAGAACCCGATCGAGTACGAAGGCACCTTCCCGCTGCCGGAAGCTCAGCTCGACCGCTTCCTCCTGAAGCTGAACCTCGGCTACCCGACGCCGGAGCACGAAGTCGATCTGCTTGGCCGTCAGCAGCTGGTGCATCCGATCGAAGGGCTGGAAACAGTCACCGATCAGGAGACCTTGCAGTCGATGCAGCAGAAAGTGCGCGAGATCTATGTCGAACAGTCGATCCGTGAATACATCGTCAATATCACCACCGAGACCCGCAAACACCCGGCCGTCTACCTCGGCGCCTCGCCGCGCGGCTCCTTGTCGCTGTTTAAAGCTGCACAGGCGCTGGCGTTTGTGCTCGGCCGCGACTATGTGATTCCCGACGATGTGAAGCAGTTGGCGACGGTGACGCTCGCCCACCGCCTGATTCTGAAATCGGAAGCGCGCCTCGGCGGCACGACGGTGGAGAAAGTGCTGTCTGAGATCATGAAAGCGGTGCCGGTGCCGGTCACCCGCGAATTTTCCTCCGCAAAAGCCCGTGAAAGGGTGAAGTGA
- the tatA gene encoding twin-arginine translocase TatA/TatE family subunit codes for MLQNIGFPGLILILIIALIVFGPNKLPEIGRAVGKTLKEFRGAAKGFTDDDDADEGAKGKEAKSALPEPKAEAQLEPQQELKEAVPSK; via the coding sequence ATGCTGCAAAACATTGGCTTTCCGGGCCTGATTCTCATCTTGATCATCGCGCTGATCGTCTTTGGACCGAACAAGCTGCCGGAAATCGGACGCGCAGTCGGCAAGACGCTCAAAGAGTTCCGCGGCGCCGCAAAAGGCTTCACGGACGACGATGACGCTGACGAGGGTGCAAAAGGCAAGGAAGCAAAATCAGCTTTGCCAGAACCGAAAGCTGAGGCACAGCTTGAGCCGCAGCAAGAACTGAAAGAAGCAGTACCGAGCAAGTAG
- the tatC gene encoding twin-arginine translocase subunit TatC, which produces MSAVEPETLVDHIAELRKRLIWVLVIFLIALVITFIFVDPIYYALVNDASRLFPGMGEIELTVLGPGEILKVYFTVAGLAALGLTIPFLLYHLWAFIKPALEEKEAKLAYKFLPLVAGMFFAGILFGYYFVFPLLYKFLYELGVERFHIMYTAANYFGFMTNIVIPFGLIFEMPVAVLFLSRIGILAPHTLVKVRKYAYLVLVIVASMISPPELVSHVSVAAPMILLYELSIIIAKWSWKKREKAMLEAEARMAQEEA; this is translated from the coding sequence GTGAGCGCTGTTGAGCCGGAAACTCTGGTCGATCATATCGCGGAGCTTCGCAAACGGCTGATCTGGGTGCTGGTCATCTTTCTGATCGCCCTGGTCATCACGTTTATCTTTGTTGATCCGATCTATTATGCGCTGGTCAATGACGCCTCCCGACTCTTCCCCGGCATGGGGGAGATCGAGCTGACGGTGCTTGGCCCGGGCGAAATCTTAAAAGTCTACTTCACCGTCGCCGGCCTCGCTGCGCTGGGACTGACGATTCCGTTTCTGCTCTACCACCTCTGGGCGTTTATCAAGCCCGCGCTGGAAGAGAAGGAGGCCAAACTGGCGTACAAATTCCTGCCGTTGGTGGCGGGGATGTTTTTCGCCGGTATCCTGTTTGGTTACTACTTCGTCTTCCCACTCTTGTACAAGTTTTTGTACGAGCTCGGTGTGGAGCGTTTTCACATCATGTACACGGCGGCAAACTATTTCGGGTTCATGACGAACATCGTCATTCCGTTCGGCCTGATCTTCGAAATGCCGGTCGCGGTGCTGTTCCTCTCCCGCATCGGCATCCTCGCGCCGCATACGCTGGTCAAAGTGCGCAAATATGCGTACCTCGTCCTCGTCATCGTCGCTTCGATGATCTCGCCGCCGGAGCTTGTATCGCACGTTTCTGTGGCCGCGCCGATGATCCTGCTCTACGAGCTGTCGATCATCATCGCCAAATGGTCGTGGAAGAAACGCGAGAAGGCGATGCTGGAAGCGGAAGCACGCATGGCGCAGGAAGAAGCTTGA
- a CDS encoding twin-arginine translocase TatA/TatE family subunit: MFQNIGVPGLILILVIALIVFGPSKLPEIGRAFGRTLKEFKSATKGLTEDDDKKSEQPVLASKEDEKGLQTK; the protein is encoded by the coding sequence ATGTTCCAAAACATTGGTGTTCCGGGACTGATTTTGATCCTTGTCATCGCCCTGATCGTCTTCGGTCCGAGCAAACTGCCGGAGATCGGCCGCGCGTTTGGCCGCACGCTGAAAGAGTTCAAGTCCGCAACCAAAGGTCTGACCGAAGATGACGACAAGAAGTCGGAGCAGCCGGTGCTGGCGAGCAAGGAAGACGAAAAAGGTCTGCAGACCAAGTAA
- a CDS encoding peptidoglycan DD-metalloendopeptidase family protein, producing MSYRQKRMTACLLAGLLLTTALPGNALAAEQKGEQAEKIQQELNGVDKELQDTLKNMQDLEAELSQGMKENEKMKREIAALEQRIEKHREKLKERVKVMYQKGDVSFWEVLFKATDFSDFLERLQLLSMIVEQDQDLIKQLRTDQAKLKTAKEQLDAQQKERRTRQETLRKAEQDLQAKAKNLKGDLAAALAAPAEDQHVVEQAYQSYTGPQFIPAAGGNGSYAWPVPSSFTISSGYGMRGSEFHKGIDITAPIGTPFVAVADGVVVQAGSASGYGHWIVIDHGNGVTSVYGHMYGNGILVSTGQTVRQGQVIGTTGNDGYSTGPHLHLSMQSGGAYVNPMAFLQ from the coding sequence ATGAGCTACAGGCAAAAACGGATGACCGCCTGCTTATTGGCCGGTTTGCTCTTGACCACAGCGCTGCCAGGGAACGCGCTGGCTGCCGAGCAAAAGGGCGAGCAAGCAGAGAAGATTCAGCAAGAACTTAACGGAGTCGACAAGGAACTGCAAGATACATTGAAGAACATGCAAGACCTGGAGGCGGAATTGTCTCAAGGGATGAAAGAGAACGAAAAGATGAAGCGGGAGATCGCCGCGCTGGAGCAGCGCATCGAAAAGCATCGCGAGAAGCTGAAAGAGCGCGTGAAAGTGATGTATCAAAAAGGCGATGTCTCCTTCTGGGAAGTTTTGTTCAAAGCGACAGACTTTTCCGACTTTCTGGAGCGGCTCCAGCTGCTGTCGATGATCGTCGAGCAGGATCAGGATCTGATCAAACAGCTGCGCACCGATCAGGCCAAGCTGAAAACGGCCAAAGAGCAGCTCGACGCGCAACAAAAGGAGCGCCGCACCCGCCAGGAGACGCTGCGCAAGGCGGAGCAGGATCTGCAGGCGAAAGCGAAAAACCTGAAAGGCGATCTCGCCGCAGCGCTGGCCGCACCGGCGGAAGACCAGCATGTCGTCGAGCAGGCCTACCAGAGCTACACCGGGCCGCAGTTCATTCCGGCGGCTGGAGGCAACGGCTCGTACGCCTGGCCGGTGCCGTCCTCGTTTACGATCTCCTCGGGCTACGGCATGCGCGGCTCCGAGTTCCACAAAGGGATCGACATCACCGCTCCGATCGGCACGCCGTTTGTCGCGGTGGCTGACGGCGTGGTCGTGCAGGCGGGCTCGGCGAGCGGGTACGGGCACTGGATCGTCATCGACCACGGCAACGGCGTGACCTCCGTCTATGGCCACATGTACGGCAACGGCATCCTCGTCAGCACCGGCCAGACGGTGCGCCAGGGACAGGTGATCGGCACGACCGGCAATGACGGCTATTCGACCGGCCCGCATCTGCATCTGTCGATGCAAAGCGGCGGCGCATACGTCAATCCGATGGCATTTCTGCAATAA
- a CDS encoding DUF58 domain-containing protein: MRRFGRILLWLTLLFVTFAYGKFQGGFAAWFMFYAAFLLAGYELGTARYALRGAKSERRLSSLKVNAGQTLEVDIMIEIEGRKWPLPWLVVEDTLPTRLLLQSGSNRELHFPGYNRKLRLRYSLPNMPRGKYVLGDTRLVTGDIFGLTKKELVHKRSDEVTVYPKIIPIPYWHTINKFNLGHTNAQNRMAEDSSNVIGVRDYAQGDRLSRIHWRASARTGSLKTKEFELHVTNDMMFFLNRSEDAYRGGSNQLFELAVTTAASLIKHASSKKYSVGLTSYGRERVTIAQSRNFEQYLRIIEHLAIVQADGADEYNDAILREVNHLQRGSTIVLVTPVLDQPLVQLIGFLEYRKIKTELFYIVGGRQLNEVDLAHMGKLEMLGVHTYVVRDENELEDVVRGPVSYASNG; this comes from the coding sequence GTGAGGAGATTCGGACGCATTCTCCTGTGGCTGACCCTGTTGTTCGTCACGTTTGCATATGGCAAGTTCCAAGGCGGATTTGCGGCGTGGTTTATGTTTTACGCAGCGTTCCTGCTCGCCGGCTACGAGCTGGGCACAGCCCGCTACGCGCTGCGGGGCGCCAAGTCGGAGCGCCGCCTGTCCTCGCTGAAAGTCAATGCCGGCCAGACGCTGGAAGTGGACATCATGATCGAGATCGAAGGCCGCAAATGGCCGCTGCCATGGCTGGTCGTCGAAGATACGCTGCCGACCCGGCTGCTGCTGCAGAGCGGCTCGAACCGCGAGCTCCATTTCCCGGGTTATAACCGCAAGCTGCGCCTCCGCTATTCGCTGCCGAACATGCCGCGGGGCAAATACGTCCTCGGCGACACCCGGCTCGTCACCGGCGACATTTTTGGCCTGACCAAAAAAGAGCTGGTGCACAAGCGGAGCGATGAGGTGACCGTCTATCCGAAGATCATTCCGATTCCCTATTGGCATACGATCAACAAATTCAACCTCGGTCACACCAACGCTCAGAACCGGATGGCGGAAGACTCTTCGAACGTGATCGGCGTGCGCGACTACGCGCAAGGCGACCGGCTGTCGCGCATTCATTGGCGCGCGTCGGCGCGCACCGGCTCGTTGAAGACGAAAGAGTTCGAGCTGCACGTGACCAACGATATGATGTTTTTCCTCAACCGCTCCGAAGACGCCTATCGCGGCGGCTCCAACCAGCTGTTCGAGCTGGCGGTGACCACGGCGGCTTCGCTGATCAAACACGCGTCGAGCAAAAAGTACTCGGTCGGATTGACTTCCTACGGCCGCGAGCGCGTGACGATCGCACAAAGCCGCAATTTTGAGCAATACCTGCGCATCATCGAGCATTTGGCGATCGTGCAGGCGGACGGCGCCGACGAGTACAATGACGCGATCCTGCGCGAGGTGAACCATCTGCAGCGCGGTTCGACGATCGTGCTGGTCACGCCGGTGCTCGACCAGCCGCTGGTGCAACTGATCGGCTTTTTGGAATACCGCAAGATCAAGACGGAGCTGTTCTACATCGTCGGCGGCCGCCAACTGAACGAAGTCGATCTGGCGCACATGGGGAAATTGGAGATGCTCGGCGTTCACACCTATGTGGTGCGGGACGAAAATGAACTGGAAGATGTAGTGAGGGGGCCGGTATCCTATGCTTCAAACGGCTAG
- the mobB gene encoding molybdopterin-guanine dinucleotide biosynthesis protein B — MKAVAVVGYKNTGKTTLVARLVAAFKADGLRVGTLKHEAGGHDIPGDTPHSDTWQHRAAGADATLLVSPTQAVQREYYASEPPLEHFLAELADLDLVLVEGWKSSDLPKIVLVSGGKIERLTNVIALAGNCKDSSIAVGQEQVYDREDIEALVQLIKEHVLHE, encoded by the coding sequence ATGAAAGCGGTCGCCGTCGTCGGCTACAAAAACACCGGCAAGACCACGCTCGTCGCCCGCCTCGTCGCCGCCTTCAAAGCGGATGGCCTTCGCGTCGGCACCCTCAAGCACGAAGCGGGCGGCCATGACATCCCGGGCGACACCCCGCACAGCGACACCTGGCAGCACCGCGCAGCCGGCGCGGACGCCACCTTGCTCGTCTCGCCGACACAGGCGGTGCAGCGTGAATACTACGCGTCGGAGCCGCCGCTGGAACACTTTTTAGCGGAGTTGGCCGACCTTGACCTCGTGCTCGTCGAAGGCTGGAAAAGCTCTGATCTGCCGAAAATCGTGCTGGTCAGCGGCGGGAAAATTGAACGATTGACGAACGTTATCGCCTTGGCGGGAAATTGTAAAGACTCGTCAATTGCAGTGGGTCAGGAGCAGGTGTATGATAGAGAAGATATCGAGGCACTCGTCCAATTGATCAAAGAACATGTGCTGCACGAATAA
- the groL gene encoding chaperonin GroEL (60 kDa chaperone family; promotes refolding of misfolded polypeptides especially under stressful conditions; forms two stacked rings of heptamers to form a barrel-shaped 14mer; ends can be capped by GroES; misfolded proteins enter the barrel where they are refolded when GroES binds) translates to MAKEIRFQEDARRSMLRGVDILADAVKVTLGPRGRNVVLEKKFGSPLITNDGVTIAKEIELEDAFENMGAQLVKEVATKTNDIAGDGTTTATVLAQALIREGLKNVTAGANPIGLRRGIEKATRAAVAEIERISTPVQGKEGIANVASISAGDEEIGQQIAEAMEKVGEDGVITVEESKGFTTEVEVVEGMQFDRGYISPYMVTDTDKMIAVLDEPYILITDKKISNIQEVLPVLERVVQSGRPLLIIAEDIEGEAQATLIVNKLRGTFTAVAVKAPGFGDRRKAMLQDIAALTGGQVISEEVGLELKNTLITQLGRARQVRVSKENTIVVDGSGDKNEIEARVNQIKVQLEETTSEFDKEKLQERLAKLAGGVAVIKVGAATETELKEKKLRIEDALNATRAAVEEGIVPGGGTALVNVIRALDAVQLSGDEATGVQIVRAALEAPVRQIATNGGQEGAVIVERLKKEEVGIGFNAATGEWVNMLEAGIVDPAKVTRSALQNAASVAALFLTTEAVIADKPEPKGAGGGMPDMGGMGGMGMM, encoded by the coding sequence ATGGCTAAAGAAATTCGTTTCCAAGAAGATGCTCGCCGCTCCATGCTGCGCGGTGTGGACATCCTGGCTGACGCTGTAAAGGTAACCCTCGGCCCGCGCGGCCGCAACGTCGTGCTGGAGAAGAAGTTCGGCTCCCCGCTGATCACCAACGACGGTGTGACGATCGCAAAAGAGATCGAGCTGGAAGATGCATTTGAAAACATGGGCGCGCAACTGGTCAAAGAAGTTGCGACCAAGACCAACGACATCGCAGGCGACGGCACCACCACCGCGACCGTTCTGGCGCAGGCGCTGATCCGCGAAGGTCTGAAAAACGTAACGGCTGGCGCGAACCCGATCGGTCTGCGTCGCGGGATCGAAAAAGCGACCCGTGCGGCAGTTGCAGAGATCGAGCGTATCTCCACGCCGGTACAAGGCAAAGAAGGCATCGCGAACGTTGCTTCCATCTCCGCAGGCGACGAAGAGATCGGTCAGCAAATCGCTGAAGCGATGGAAAAAGTCGGCGAAGACGGCGTTATCACCGTGGAAGAGTCCAAAGGCTTCACCACCGAGGTAGAAGTTGTGGAAGGCATGCAGTTCGACCGCGGCTACATCTCCCCGTACATGGTGACCGACACCGACAAGATGATCGCGGTGCTCGACGAGCCGTACATCCTGATCACCGACAAGAAGATCTCCAACATCCAGGAAGTTCTGCCGGTGCTCGAGCGCGTCGTTCAATCCGGCCGTCCGCTCCTGATCATCGCAGAAGACATCGAAGGCGAAGCGCAAGCGACCCTGATCGTCAACAAACTGCGCGGCACCTTCACCGCAGTCGCTGTCAAAGCTCCGGGCTTCGGCGATCGCCGCAAAGCGATGCTGCAAGACATCGCAGCTCTGACCGGCGGTCAAGTGATCTCCGAAGAAGTTGGCCTCGAACTGAAAAACACCTTGATCACTCAACTGGGCCGCGCGCGTCAAGTTCGCGTTTCCAAAGAGAACACGATCGTTGTTGACGGTTCCGGCGATAAGAACGAGATCGAAGCACGCGTCAACCAAATCAAAGTGCAACTCGAGGAGACCACTTCCGAGTTCGATAAAGAGAAGCTCCAAGAGCGCCTCGCGAAGCTCGCAGGCGGCGTAGCGGTGATCAAAGTCGGCGCTGCGACCGAAACTGAGCTCAAAGAGAAGAAACTGCGCATCGAAGATGCTCTGAACGCAACCCGTGCAGCCGTTGAAGAAGGCATTGTACCGGGCGGCGGCACCGCGCTGGTTAACGTCATCCGCGCACTCGACGCAGTTCAGCTGTCCGGCGACGAAGCGACCGGCGTGCAAATCGTGCGCGCAGCGCTCGAAGCACCGGTTCGCCAGATCGCGACCAACGGCGGCCAAGAAGGCGCTGTGATCGTCGAGCGCCTGAAGAAAGAAGAAGTCGGCATCGGCTTCAACGCAGCGACCGGCGAATGGGTGAACATGCTCGAAGCGGGCATCGTCGACCCGGCAAAAGTGACCCGCTCCGCGCTGCAAAACGCAGCATCCGTAGCGGCGCTGTTCCTGACCACCGAAGCGGTCATCGCTGACAAGCCGGAGCCGAAGGGCGCTGGCGGCGGCATGCCGGACATGGGCGGCATGGGCGGCATGGGCATGATGTAA
- a CDS encoding MauE/DoxX family redox-associated membrane protein → MESLLSVLLVSLSGLFFVSAVFKLLNLNDFMDLVAEYAVLPRRLSRVYGAVLPFAEGASAVLLLVPGLYGWGALLMALSLVSFAMAVRFVMRQGRVITCGCQGKLLDSKADGFTLGKIGFLGTMLAVTALLHDGTVVYSLPTIALGSLITLLVILMQKVWTLYANGMQTLKRS, encoded by the coding sequence ATGGAGAGTCTGCTCTCCGTGCTCCTCGTCAGCCTATCCGGACTGTTTTTCGTCTCCGCCGTCTTCAAGCTGCTGAACTTGAACGATTTTATGGATCTGGTGGCGGAGTATGCGGTGTTGCCCCGGCGTTTGTCGCGCGTGTATGGAGCGGTGCTCCCGTTCGCGGAAGGCGCTTCGGCGGTGTTGCTGCTGGTCCCGGGCTTGTACGGGTGGGGCGCGCTGCTGATGGCTCTGTCGCTGGTCAGCTTTGCCATGGCGGTGCGCTTCGTGATGCGCCAAGGCAGGGTGATCACCTGCGGCTGCCAAGGGAAACTGCTCGATTCGAAAGCGGACGGGTTTACGCTCGGGAAGATCGGCTTCCTCGGCACCATGCTGGCGGTCACCGCGCTGCTTCATGACGGCACGGTCGTCTACTCCTTGCCGACGATCGCGCTGGGCAGTTTGATCACGCTGCTGGTGATCCTGATGCAAAAGGTCTGGACGCTGTACGCAAACGGTATGCAAACACTAAAAAGGAGTTGA
- a CDS encoding DUF4230 domain-containing protein yields the protein MSDPKQPSISELEEVVRQLKQAQEETSAAIAAGSVQLLPDRTEAKSRPWKLNGWFGKKRLLLTLLVTLLAAGSAGAWYVLNVQEKPSTAVFVTGVRELSALATAEAYVMTTLEGADNKIFGIEIPMDVPGTKRSYLFVVPAKLLAGVELGQLQEDDVRIDHDRKTIAITLPHAVFLEESIQMDGIKVFTSEGLFRGSTDLQEGLKLMSQDMVLAKLRSEAGATGVLQTAERNAEKALQELYGHLGYKLTVNFQ from the coding sequence GTGAGCGATCCGAAACAGCCATCCATTTCCGAATTGGAAGAGGTGGTGCGACAGTTGAAACAAGCACAGGAAGAAACATCGGCAGCCATCGCGGCAGGCAGTGTGCAGCTGTTGCCCGACCGCACGGAAGCGAAGTCCCGGCCTTGGAAGCTCAACGGGTGGTTCGGCAAGAAGCGCCTGCTGCTGACTCTGCTGGTCACCTTGCTGGCTGCAGGCTCGGCCGGTGCGTGGTATGTTCTGAACGTGCAGGAGAAGCCGAGCACGGCAGTCTTTGTGACCGGCGTGCGCGAGCTGTCCGCCTTGGCGACGGCCGAAGCGTATGTGATGACCACGCTCGAAGGGGCGGACAACAAGATCTTCGGCATCGAGATTCCGATGGATGTCCCCGGCACCAAGCGCTCGTACCTGTTCGTCGTCCCGGCCAAACTGCTCGCCGGCGTCGAACTCGGACAGCTGCAGGAAGACGATGTCCGCATCGACCATGACCGGAAGACGATTGCGATCACGCTGCCGCACGCCGTGTTCTTGGAAGAGTCGATCCAGATGGACGGGATCAAAGTGTTCACCAGCGAAGGCCTGTTCCGCGGCTCGACCGATCTGCAGGAAGGGCTGAAACTGATGTCGCAGGACATGGTGCTCGCCAAACTCCGCTCCGAAGCGGGCGCGACCGGCGTGCTGCAGACGGCGGAGCGCAACGCCGAAAAAGCGCTGCAGGAGCTGTACGGACATTTGGGCTACAAGTTGACTGTGAACTTTCAATAA